From a region of the Thiomicrorhabdus sp. genome:
- the bioH gene encoding pimeloyl-ACP methyl ester esterase BioH, with protein MKLNTIIIPSFNANQKPNPNLTLIHGWGADSCTWEQWATETLASNYTVTLIDLPGFGESPILPNSSTIEDDWINAIIDVLPEKTHLLGWSLGGLLAQQIALRCPDRIQSLICLASTPRFTQNDGWQRSVSPKIIGDFIQAIGIEVSAVLKKFWRLQLQGSDNGRALMKGLVQHMSSRKMPTIKPLNQGLILLKDMDNRKQLKDLKMPTLWLLGERDPLIPQEIRLNLLELQPSAQVVVIPGGSHIPFYSQAEETAQYIKTFLSSNSSSTHP; from the coding sequence ATGAAACTAAACACCATTATCATTCCATCATTTAATGCTAACCAAAAGCCAAATCCAAACCTCACGCTGATACATGGATGGGGTGCAGACAGCTGCACCTGGGAACAATGGGCCACAGAAACATTGGCTTCTAACTACACGGTAACCCTAATTGATCTACCTGGCTTTGGTGAGAGCCCTATACTGCCAAACAGCAGCACCATTGAAGACGATTGGATTAATGCCATAATTGATGTCTTACCAGAAAAAACCCATCTGCTCGGCTGGTCTCTTGGTGGTTTGCTTGCCCAGCAAATTGCATTGCGTTGCCCTGATAGAATTCAAAGCTTAATCTGTTTAGCGTCTACCCCTCGTTTTACCCAAAATGATGGCTGGCAACGTTCTGTTAGCCCAAAAATCATTGGTGATTTTATTCAAGCAATTGGTATTGAAGTTTCTGCGGTATTAAAAAAGTTTTGGCGTTTACAGCTACAAGGCTCAGACAATGGTCGTGCCTTAATGAAGGGGCTGGTTCAGCACATGTCTAGCCGCAAGATGCCAACAATTAAACCGCTTAATCAAGGGTTGATTTTGCTAAAAGATATGGACAACCGTAAACAATTAAAAGATCTAAAAATGCCTACCTTGTGGCTTTTGGGTGAACGTGATCCGTTAATTCCGCAAGAGATCCGTTTAAACCTGCTAGAGTTACAGCCCAGTGCTCAAGTTGTAGTGATTCCTGGTGGTAGTCATATTCCGTTTTATTCACAAGCAGAAGAAACGGCACAATACATCAAGACTTTCTTAAGCTCAAATAGCTCATCAACCCACCCTTAG
- the bioC gene encoding malonyl-ACP O-methyltransferase BioC — protein sequence MQNFSRQHIQKHFNHAAPSYDDAAILQKTVADRIDERLELTTIEPKTILDLGAGTGLLTEKVIKRYPNAQIFAVDLSANMLDIAAPRLQAPRWPNLPNKLNQFLQACKITKKIATRKAAKPVNADVYQLPFADGSVDLIVSNLMLQWCDDLDTVFTEFRRVLRKEGLIMFTTFGPDTLKELKQAWQVADYDYEHVNNFIDMHDIGDALIRSGFGQPVMDMEIFTLTYDKPIGVLKDLKAIGATNANKQRNTGLMGKQRFAQMLNAYDELRNPKDNKVPATYEVVHGHAWAAQEIIKGPNRDKSGHIEISLDEFSKQLKK from the coding sequence ATGCAAAACTTTAGCCGCCAACATATCCAAAAGCACTTTAATCATGCCGCCCCCAGCTATGATGATGCCGCTATTTTGCAAAAAACGGTTGCCGATCGAATTGACGAACGTTTAGAACTCACGACCATTGAGCCAAAAACCATTTTAGACTTAGGGGCTGGAACAGGCTTACTCACAGAAAAAGTCATTAAACGTTATCCTAATGCACAAATCTTTGCGGTCGATTTATCCGCCAATATGTTAGATATAGCCGCACCAAGATTACAAGCTCCACGCTGGCCAAATTTACCTAACAAACTTAATCAGTTTTTACAGGCCTGTAAAATCACAAAAAAGATAGCCACTCGTAAAGCCGCTAAACCAGTAAATGCCGATGTTTATCAACTGCCTTTTGCTGATGGCAGTGTTGACCTAATTGTCAGTAATTTAATGCTGCAATGGTGCGATGATTTAGACACGGTTTTTACCGAGTTTAGACGTGTGTTACGCAAAGAAGGGTTAATTATGTTCACCACCTTTGGCCCTGATACCTTAAAAGAACTTAAGCAAGCGTGGCAAGTTGCAGATTACGATTACGAACACGTCAATAATTTTATTGATATGCACGATATTGGCGATGCTTTAATTCGTTCTGGCTTTGGGCAACCTGTTATGGATATGGAAATCTTTACCTTAACTTATGACAAACCCATTGGTGTGTTAAAAGATTTAAAAGCCATTGGTGCAACCAATGCCAATAAACAACGTAATACAGGCTTAATGGGTAAACAGCGTTTTGCTCAAATGTTAAACGCCTACGATGAATTAAGAAACCCAAAAGATAATAAAGTGCCTGCTACCTATGAGGTGGTGCACGGCCACGCCTGGGCAGCACAAGAAATTATTAAAGGCCCAAATCGTGATAAATCTGGCCATATCGAAATCTCATTAGACGAGTTTTCTAAACAGCTTAAAAAATAA
- a CDS encoding N-acetyltransferase translates to MKIRLETKDDYAQVEELAREAFWNLYFPGCDEHYLCHILREHKDFISELDYVVELDGKIVASIMYTHSYLISDDEKIPTVSFGPLCVHPDYQRKGIGTALIEKTKALVLKKGVPSIIIYGDPNNYCKHGFKNGLDYQVSNMDGEYPLGLLVLELQPGFFGKKKWKIKQSDAFNLDQNKVEEFDKKFPEKEKKYQYSQELFNMIVRAYLKENN, encoded by the coding sequence ATGAAAATACGATTAGAAACAAAGGACGATTACGCCCAAGTTGAAGAGCTTGCAAGAGAAGCCTTTTGGAATTTATATTTTCCAGGGTGTGATGAACACTATTTATGCCACATACTACGGGAACATAAAGATTTTATCAGTGAGCTTGATTATGTAGTAGAACTTGATGGAAAAATAGTTGCCTCCATTATGTACACACACTCGTATTTAATCAGTGACGATGAAAAAATCCCTACTGTATCTTTTGGACCTTTATGTGTTCATCCTGATTATCAAAGAAAAGGTATTGGCACTGCATTAATCGAAAAGACAAAAGCATTAGTATTAAAGAAGGGAGTGCCATCAATTATTATTTACGGAGATCCAAACAATTATTGTAAACATGGCTTTAAGAATGGCCTTGATTATCAAGTAAGTAATATGGATGGTGAATATCCATTAGGGTTACTTGTTCTTGAGCTTCAGCCAGGATTCTTTGGAAAGAAAAAATGGAAAATCAAGCAATCTGATGCCTTTAATTTAGATCAGAACAAGGTAGAGGAATTTGATAAAAAATTTCCAGAAAAAGAAAAGAAATATCAATATAGCCAAGAACTTTTTAATATGATCGTAAGAGCTTACTTAAAGGAAAACAACTAA
- a CDS encoding VOC family protein — protein MRFKGVHHIEFSVLEYDESIKFFDKMFGWLGYKSFWTLDIEYRSTYYMARFPFFHSYIGIQPAKTGEKLKSSEHQTGIHHIALWAKSRKEVDLFYQEFLIKNNVEVTDTPSEYPIYTPGYYAVFFNDPITGIHFELAYTPMIPSFRSYFRWLKILKGIWKKHPDWEKPPWKEAMRKLPSKNEQT, from the coding sequence ATGAGATTCAAGGGGGTTCATCATATTGAGTTTTCAGTGCTCGAATACGATGAGTCAATCAAGTTTTTCGATAAAATGTTTGGATGGCTAGGCTATAAGAGCTTTTGGACACTCGATATTGAGTATCGTTCAACATATTACATGGCAAGATTTCCTTTCTTTCATAGCTATATTGGTATCCAGCCAGCAAAGACGGGTGAAAAGTTAAAATCATCTGAACATCAAACGGGCATACATCATATTGCTCTTTGGGCCAAAAGCAGAAAAGAAGTGGATTTGTTTTATCAGGAGTTTTTGATAAAGAATAATGTCGAAGTAACAGACACTCCCTCAGAGTACCCAATATATACTCCAGGATACTATGCGGTATTCTTCAATGATCCGATAACGGGAATACACTTTGAGTTGGCTTATACACCTATGATTCCTTCATTTCGTTCTTATTTTAGATGGCTAAAAATATTGAAAGGCATATGGAAAAAACATCCTGATTGGGAAAAACCTCCTTGGAAAGAAGCCATGCGTAAACTGCCTTCAAAAAATGAACAAACCTAA
- a CDS encoding DUF4136 domain-containing protein, which translates to MKSNQTFTHIKKLLFIAVITSLLTACSGIPVTQDYTDRSALTNYQTYQWLPASMQIAGNAQQLKSKEPFIAQRIEKAIINNLHKRGALIDRDQPQAYISYNYSVSKTQVVTPSSSVGFGWYGRNIGLGTRVPLGYDTDTYYDVKWEVGIYNTHGQLIWRGETVRPQENFDNPEQAQAYTQEVIDAIMNQYPPSK; encoded by the coding sequence ATGAAATCGAATCAAACCTTTACCCATATAAAAAAACTGCTGTTTATTGCTGTCATTACTAGTCTGTTAACGGCTTGTAGTGGTATACCTGTTACTCAAGATTATACCGACCGCAGTGCTTTAACCAATTATCAAACCTATCAATGGTTACCTGCCAGCATGCAAATCGCTGGCAATGCACAACAACTAAAATCTAAAGAACCCTTTATTGCCCAGCGAATCGAAAAAGCGATTATTAATAACCTCCATAAACGCGGTGCTCTAATTGATCGCGACCAACCTCAAGCGTATATTAGCTATAACTATTCGGTCAGCAAGACTCAAGTTGTAACCCCCTCTTCTAGCGTTGGTTTTGGTTGGTATGGTCGCAATATTGGTCTAGGTACACGCGTACCGCTTGGCTACGATACAGACACTTATTACGATGTAAAATGGGAAGTGGGTATTTACAACACTCATGGCCAATTAATATGGCGTGGTGAAACAGTTCGACCACAAGAAAATTTTGATAACCCAGAACAAGCACAAGCTTATACACAAGAAGTGATTGATGCGATTATGAATCAATATCCACCAAGTAAGTAG